One window from the genome of Cuculus canorus isolate bCucCan1 chromosome 12, bCucCan1.pri, whole genome shotgun sequence encodes:
- the CIAO2A gene encoding cytosolic iron-sulfur assembly component 2A, protein MSLVLGLLSQTLSRVLRYSGLRRGCHDPRRHAMEQDKALEVYDIIRTIRDPEKPNTLEELEVVTESCVEVHEIGEDEYLVVIRFTPTVPHCSLATLIGLCLRIKLQRCLPFRHKLEIYISEGTHSTEEDINKQINDKERVAAAMENPNLREIVEQCVTEPD, encoded by the exons ATGTCgctggtgctggggctgctgtcgCAGACGCTGAGCAGGGTGCTGCGCTACTCCGGGCTGCGTAGGGGCTGCCATGACCCCCGGCGACACGCCATGGAGCAGGACAAAGCACTCGAGGTTTATG ataTAATACGTACTATCCGGGACCCGGAGAAGCCTAATACTTTGGAAGAACTGGAAGTGGTAACGGAAAGCTGTGTGGAAGTGCACGAGATTGGTGAAGATGAATATCTGGTGGTCATCAGGTTTACACCAACAGTACCTCATTGCTCCTTGGCTACTCTGATCG GCCTTTGTTTAAGAATAAAACTTCAGAGATGTTTGCCTTTTAGACATAAG CTGGAAATCTACATATCTGAGGGTACACATTCCACTGAAGAAGACA TCAACAAGCAAATCAATGACAAAGAGAGAGTGGCAGCTGCAATGGAGAACCCAAACTTGCGTGAAATCGTGGAGCAGTGCGTTACAGAGCCTGACTAG